The Engystomops pustulosus chromosome 1, aEngPut4.maternal, whole genome shotgun sequence genome has a window encoding:
- the LOC140118289 gene encoding uncharacterized protein: MDKKKISRRILGFTLEIIYLLTGEHYTPGQKKSGDCVTPRSDLQESPPPHPLIHEEMNVQEILELTMKMAELLTGEVPIRCQDVAVYFSMEEWEYVEGHKDLYQDVMMEDPRPLTSPVTSRERRSPERCLRPLLPQDDQLPNEDNDLDSIDVVAITIKEETSVSDEEESKEDVPAGIRPDDSTRSSEGQVISSDCNAIIHQTPDIPSDLPCKDLSFNPIIPVLSSDSTNSVGIEHQVIPYSEKPYSCSECDKCFNQKSKFDRHLRVHKRKKTHVCSECGKGFAEKTTLVKHLRIHTGERPFSCSECGKCYTFKSTLIQHNRIHTGLKPFSCTECGKCFTQKQALVNHQRIHSGEKSFSCEECGKCFTQKRTLTKHQIIHIREKEKSFPYSCSECGKGFHKESRLVQHARIHTAKKLFTCSECGKCFTDKSVFVRHQRTHTGEKPFPCSECGKCFNQKSNLVLHQRIHTGEKPYSCQECGKCFNQKSNLVGHMRIHTGEKQPYSCSECNKFFNQKSELDRHQRIHTGEKPYVCSECGKCFAQKTSLVEHWRIHTGEKPFTCTECGKCYSARSTLIQHKRTHKGVKPFSCLECGKSYSSKPTLVDHQRIHTGEKPFFCSECGKCYSSKSTLALHQRIHTGVKPFSCTECGKCFTQRQTLVDHQRIHSGEKSFSCEECGKCFTQKQTLVKHQKIHAGEKERSFSYSCSECGKSFYMKSRLVQHQRIHTGEKPFSCSECGKCYSAKSSLVDHQKIHTGPLPLSCPECGKGFTMQSSLVKHLRSHTGERPFSCPECGKSFLRRASLIEHQRTHTGENTFSCSDCGKCCTEKSALVRHRRTHTGDKPFSCSECGKCFDQNSNLVLHQRIHTGVKPHSRQVRGKSFSQKSKLVEHQTIHTGEETFIEIF; this comes from the exons ATGGACAAGAAGAAGATCTCCAGAAGAATATTAGGCTTCACCTTAGAGATCATCTACCTGCTGACCGGAGAG CATTACACCCCAGGGCAGAAGAAATCAGGTGACTGTGTGACTCCCAGAAGTGATCTCCAAGAGTCACCTCCACcccaccccctgatacatgaggagatgaatgtacaggagatcctagaactgaccatgaagatggcggagctgctgactggagag gttcctataaggtgtcaggatgtggctgtctatttctccatggaggagtgggagtatgtagaaggacacaaggatctgtaccaggacgtcatgatggaggacccccggcccctcacatcaccag tcacatccagggagagaagatccccggagagatgtctccgtcctcttctaccacaggatgatCAG CTTCCGAATGAGGACAATGATCTGGACAGTATCGATGTTGTAGCCATAACCATAAAAGAAGAGACGTCTGTGAGTGATGAGGAGGAGAGTAAGGAGGACGTCCCTGCAGGTATCCGCCCAG atgactctACCAGGAGCTCAGAGGGACAAGTGATATCTTCAGATTGTAATGCTATCATACATCAGACCCCAGATATACCTTCAGACCTACCCTGCAAGGATCTATCATTCAATCCTATTATACCGGTCTTATCTTCTGACTCTACCAATTCAGTGGGCATTGAACATCAGGTTATTCCATATTCAGAGAAACCATATTCATGTTCAGAGTGTGACAAATGTTTTAACCAGAAATCTAAATTTGATAGACATCTGAGAGTTCACAAGAGGAAGAAAACTCATgtttgttcagaatgtgggaagggTTTTGCCGAGAAGACAACTCTCGTTAaacatctgagaattcacacaggagagcggccattttcatgttcagaatgtgggaaatgttatacttTTAAATCAACGCTTATCCAACATAACAGAATTCACACAGGACTGAAGCCGTTTTCCTGCACTGAGTGTGGGAAGTGTTTTACCCAAAAACAAGCTCTTGttaaccatcagagaattcactcaGGAGAGAAGTCCTTTTCCTGTgaagaatgtgggaaatgctttaccCAGAAACGAACTCTTACAAAGCACCAGATTATCCATATAAGAGAGAAGGAAAAGTCATTTCCATActcgtgttcagaatgtggaaaaggtttccATAAGGAGTCCCGTCTTGTACAACATGCGAGAATTCACACAGCCAAGAAACTTTTTACCtgttcggaatgtgggaaatgtttcaccgATAAATCAGtttttgttagacatcagagaactcacacgggggagaagccgtttccatgctccgaatgtgggaaatgttttaaccagAAATCGAATCTTGttttacatcagagaattcatacAGGGGAGAAGCCTTACTCATGCCAAGAGTGTGGGAAGTGTTTTAATCAGAAATCGAATCTTGTTGGACatatgagaattcacacaggagagaagcaa ccatattcatgttcagaatgtaacAAATTTTTTAACCAGAAATCGGAACTTgatagacatcagagaattcacacaggggagaagccatatgtATGTTCAGAATGCGGGAAGTGTTTTGCCCAGAAGACAAGTCTTGTTGAACATTGGAGAATTCACACTggagagaagccatttacatgtacagaatgtgggaaatgttacagCGCTAGATCAACTCTTATCCAACATAAAAGAACTCACAAAGgggtgaagccattttcatgtttagaatgtggtaAATCCTATAGCTCAAAGCCCACTCTTGTCGaccatcaaagaattcacacgggggagaagccatttttttgttctgaatgtgggaaatgttacagTTCAAAATCAACCCTTGCgctacatcagagaattcacacaggggtgaaGCCATTTTCCTGCACGgagtgtggaaaatgttttacccagagACAAACTCTAGTTGACCATCAAAGAATTCACTCAGGAGAGAAGTCCTTTTCTTGtgaagaatgtgggaaatgttttacccagaaacaAACTCTtgtgaaacaccagaaaatccaCGCAGGAGAGAAGGAAAGGTCATTTTCATATTCTTGTTCGGAATGTGGAAAATCTTTTTATATGAAATCACGTCTTGtacaacatcagagaattcacaccggggagaaaccattttcatgttcagaatgtgggaaatgttatagtgCTAAATCAAGTCTTGTCGATCACCAAAAAATTCACACAGGACCATTGCCTTTGTcctgtccagaatgtgggaaaggttttacTATGCAATCAAGTCTTGTTAAACATTTGcggagtcacacaggggagaggccattttcatgtccagaatgtgggaagaGTTTCTTAAGAAGAGCATCTCTTAttgaacatcagagaactcacacaggggagaacacGTTTTCCTGTTCAGACTGTGGAAAATGTTGTACAGAGAAATCAGCACTCGTTAGACATCggagaactcacacgggagacaagccattttcatgttccgaatgtgggaaatgttttgatCAGAACTCGAATCTTGTTttgcatcagagaattcacacaggagtcaAGCCACATTCACGCCAGGTCCGTGGGAaatcttttagccagaaatcaaAACTTGTGGAGCATCAAACAATTCACACGGGAGAGGAAACATTTATTGAGatcttttaa
- the LOC140118286 gene encoding uncharacterized protein has translation MERDRDKMAESVLHLTLEILYRLTGEDYTLVKKTSSERCPAPVYEEWGGPLHPIPGSPPHPLIHEEMNVQEILELTMKMAELLTGEVPIRCQDVAVYFSMEEWEYVEGHKDLYQDVMMEDPRPLTSPVTSRERRSPERCPRPLLPQDDQLLNEDNDLNCNVVAIKEETSVSDEEESKEDVPAGICPDVYTRGLEEHLILDDIKANANSVTQDTDEAHTMTLRIPPDPHSKDLSFDPVLQVSSFDVLKTVKQNKSQGRDPESYTRKKSHQCSVCSKCFTHKSTLHRHQRIHTGEKQFSCTECSKSFYQKSELASHQRIHTGEKPFSCSECSNCFYQKSELATHQRIHRGEKRFSCPQCNRSFDYKSKLDRHQISHTGEKPFSCLQCSKCFYQKSQLATHQRIHTGEKPFSCPECKKCFNQKSKLDRHQKIHTGDKSFSCSKCSKRFKDESELVTHKRIHNGEKPFSCPECSRFFYHKSDLYRHQRIHTGEKPFSCLECSKRFNDKAELTRHQRTHTGEKPFLCSKCNKSFSQKTALDKHQRIHTGEKPFVCEECGERFRWRISLVEHRYIHIGAKPFSCSECGKQFTQKSRLVTHQRIHTGELYSCCECGKNFTHKSSLVRHERLNHV, from the exons ATGGAGAGAGACCGGGACAAGATGGCGGAGAGCGTCCTAcacctcaccctagagatcctctaccggctcacaggagag gattacacattaGTGAAGAAGACGTCTAGTGAGCGCTGtccggcccctgtgtatgaagaatgggggggacccctgcaccccatcccggggtctccccctcaccccctgatacatgaggagatgaatgtacaggagatcctagaactgaccatgaagatggcggagctgctgactggagag gttcctataaggtgtcaggatgtggctgtctatttctccatggaggagtgggagtatgtagaaggacacaaggatctgtaccaggacgtcatgatggaggacccccggcccctcacatcaccag tcacatccagggagagaagatccccggagagatgtccccgtcctcttctaccacaggatgatCAG CTTCTGAATGAGGACAATGATCTGAACTGTAATGTAGTAGCCATAAAAGAAGAGACGTCTGTGAGTGATGAGGAGGAGAGTAAGGAGGACGTCCCTGCAGGTatctgcccag ATGTCTACACCAGGGGcttagaggaacatctgatactTGACGATATTAAAGCAAATGCTAATAGTGTCACACAAGATACAGATGAAGCGCACACCATGACCCTGCGTATACCCCCAGACCCTCACAGCAAAGATCTGTCATTTGATCCTGTTTTACAAGTCTCGTCTTTTGATGTATTAAAGACGGTCAAGCAAAATAAATCTCAAGGAAGAGATCCAGAATCTTACACAAGAAAGAAGAGCCATCAATGTTCAGTATGCAGCAAATGCTTTACTCACAAATCAACACTTcatagacatcagagaattcacacaggggagaagcaatTCTCATGTACGGAATGTAGCAAATCTTTTTACCAGAAATCAGAGTTGGCTtcacaccagagaattcacacaggggagaagccattctcctGTTCGGAATGTAGCAATTGTTTTTACCAAAAATCAGAATTGGCTacgcaccagagaattcacagagGAGAAAAGCGATTTTCATGTCCGCAATGTAACAGATCTTTTGACTACAAATCAAAACTTGATAGACACCAgataagtcacacaggggagaagccattttcatgtttgcaATGTAGCAAATGTTTTTACCAGAAATCGCAATTGGCtacacatcagagaattcacacaggggagaagccattttcatgtccagaatgcaaaaaatgtttcaaccagaaatcaaaactTGAtagacatcagaaaattcacacaggggataaGTCGTTTTCATGTTCGAAATGTAGCAAACGTTTTAAGGACGAATCAGAATTGGTTACACATAAAAGAATCCACAACggagaaaagccattttcatgtccagaatgtagCCGATTTTTTTACCACAAATCAGACCTTtatagacatcagagaattcacacaggagagaaaccattttcctGTTTAGAATGTAGCAAGCGTTTTAATGACAAAGCAGAATTGACtagacaccagagaactcacacaggggaaaaaccATTTTTATGTTCGAAATGTAACAAAAGTTTTAGCCAGAAAACGGCACTggataaacatcagagaattcacacgggagagaagccgtttGTATGTGAAGAATGTGGGGAACGTTTCAGATGGAGAATAAGTCTGGTTGAACACCGGTACATTCACATAGGGGCAAAACCATTTTCGTGCTCTGAATGTGGAAAACAATTTACTCAGAAATCAAGACTTGttacacatcagagaattcacacaggagaactGTATTCATGCTGTGAATGTGGGAAAAATTTTACCCACAAATCAAGTCTTGTTAGACATGAAAGACTTAATCATGTTTGA